Part of the Labilibaculum antarcticum genome, TATTCTATACAAACTCGAGGATAAACGAAACACAAAATGGTGTTTCTGATTTAACTTTCTCCATCAATAAAATAAAAATAGAGGAATAGAGGGATATAAATTTAGTGCTTGTTTTCCCAATAATACGAACCTCACCATCCTGATGGAGCCCCTAACTAAATTTTTAACTTAAATCCGATTCGTTCAAACAGATGGGATTAACACTTAAATTTATCTGTATTTCATGAGCTGTTTTAAATTAAGAAGTCTTTGAGGCGTATAAATGACTAATTAGATTTATAATACGGAAAATTTTAAACGTCCTGAAGAAAAACTTTTTATTATAGAAAAAGATAGGCTTCTTTTAAGCAATTTAGAATATCGAATATTAAAAGTATCATAATGGAAATCAAGTTATAGCATGGAATTTTTAAAATATAGCAACGGAGATCAAATGCCTATTCTCGGTTTAGGCACCTGGAGATCACAAGCTGGAGATGTATTTCGAGCAGTGAAAAGGGCTATTGAATTGGGATATCGCCATATTGATTGTGCAGCTATTTACGGAAATGAGAAAGAAGTAGGAGAAGCAATAAGGGAAGCTATTGCTGAAAATATTGTTATCCGAGAGGAGTTATGGATTACCTCAAAACTATGGAGTAATGCACATGGACGTGAAAATGTAATTCCTGCATTAAAACGAAGTTTGTCTGACCTTCATTTAGATTATTTGGATCTATACCTAATTCATTTTCCTATAGCCATAAAATCAAACGTAGTTTTACCTGAAAAAACTGATGATTTTGCAGAATACCCAATTGATGATACATGGAAAGGTATGGAGGCGGCTTTTGATGAAGGATTAGCTCAACATATTGGAGTCTGTAATTTTAGTATTGGCAAGTTGAAAAAGCTAATGCAAACTGCACAAATTAAACCGGAAATGAATCAAGTAGAAATTCACGCTTATATGCAGCAATTGGCATTGGTGGATTTCTGCAAGGCAAATGGCATATTATTAACAGCCTATGCACCTTTAGGCTCATCGGATCGACCAGAACATTTAAAGTCAAAAGATGAACCTGTACTATTGAACGATGAACAAATTAATGCCATCGCGATAGAAAAAGGGGTTTCTACAGCACAAGTATTGTTAGCATGGATACTTAAAAGAGGAATCTCGGCTATTCCTAAATCTGTAAATCCGGCAAGGTTAAAGCAAAATTTAGCAGCAGTAGAACTTGTTTTATCCGATGTGGATATGGATAAAATCAAAACTATAAATAAAGGCCGTAGATATATTGATGGAAGGATTTGGTATATAAATAAGGGACCTGTCACCTATAGCAATTTATGGGATGAGTGACCTATGACTACATTAAGCTTAAATGGGGAGTATCCTATTAACTATAAAT contains:
- a CDS encoding aldo/keto reductase; translation: MEFLKYSNGDQMPILGLGTWRSQAGDVFRAVKRAIELGYRHIDCAAIYGNEKEVGEAIREAIAENIVIREELWITSKLWSNAHGRENVIPALKRSLSDLHLDYLDLYLIHFPIAIKSNVVLPEKTDDFAEYPIDDTWKGMEAAFDEGLAQHIGVCNFSIGKLKKLMQTAQIKPEMNQVEIHAYMQQLALVDFCKANGILLTAYAPLGSSDRPEHLKSKDEPVLLNDEQINAIAIEKGVSTAQVLLAWILKRGISAIPKSVNPARLKQNLAAVELVLSDVDMDKIKTINKGRRYIDGRIWYINKGPVTYSNLWDE